The Candidatus Stygibacter australis genome includes a region encoding these proteins:
- a CDS encoding C25 family cysteine peptidase — MKLRIFLAALLLPAAALMCITIDITDFDQATNNPVILQPGSPSLPYISVKYLLPMGELADNVTVNYSGEIQELERNIEPVQQPQPFSQEYVVTTPADQSIYGRSAIYPSTGYKMVGSQRQNGYDILYIHLYPWRYNPQAETITWQEQAEIEITTHFDEAVYEAQSRMLLTKNESIFQGQEIYNTEARSSYQKTESYLSRSLADPSEPYSMVLITSMETSEWFTDYLSWKLDHGLETGVFYTEDIYDEYEGANNQAKIKNFINDAYMTWSMTDNPLEYVILGGDDEIIPIRGIYINAGGTIDNNLPCDLYYSCLDNDWDGNENGVYGEVEDDVDLVPELAISRLPVDNAQDMINWLNKVTHYVDDNTYSNNICTMVGEFLWGNPDTWGGDSMDLLLEDMDEPFHLQTLYQRDGTYSEYGVTVAINEGLGFLNHLGHANEGFVFGQTRPSAADYYNTEFGFGYSQGCYPSAFDEATGQASESIAENFIIRPGGFFEFIGNSRYGWGIPGQPANGPSQRYHLPFIQAIFTYEIREFGKALAYSRDVMADAAIEYSHLRWVHYELTLMGDPSITLKVPDPDFPFIQPEEPVYTDTEGDGDGAINPGETIEITIPLTANADWADAQDVTIYIQFEDTAVTTETESIYYGTIASGETVTSEPIIVYVPSDCSYDAYPYTITIMAPVGTDSEFEKSYSFDFEVSIQQTNWPWFLAERLSVAPIITDLDDDGQFDILTTTMDGDMYGINLLAEEMDGFPWATGETIENQTSLGDVDNDGENEIVMATRVGNIYARNLDGTLAFAYQHDADQLLTPVLTDMDGDGLLETVSYGMDGELIVLDENGELENGFPLPLGVLCFQEMAAADFDGDGGTEIALVGLDGQLHLIKYNGQEIVGFPVDLGSNPCSGATILDNHNLALGTMDGRLLVISPTGEIIEDRQLEANIVSAPIAADFDGDEDLELAFTTAFGVVYICEQDGTDLPGWPLDIECSISQPPLAVDIDNANGIDLIWFSATNTIYVYSNDGTEIDFSPVPINYNDNFPASIADLDNDLDYEIVFSTSNRVIVIDSKLRKGSDAPWSTYRGNLCRTGYYGDNSLTDNDVAEVVPASDVLLPNYPNPFNPLTVISFELAEAADEAVIEIFNIKGQKILDQKFANPVSGRHQMVWQGNDKDGKSTASGVYFYRLKVDNKTCGIQRMLLLK; from the coding sequence ATGAAATTAAGAATATTTCTGGCAGCCCTGCTATTGCCAGCGGCAGCCTTGATGTGTATTACTATTGATATAACCGATTTTGATCAAGCAACTAATAATCCTGTAATATTGCAGCCAGGATCACCATCATTACCTTATATAAGCGTAAAATACCTTTTACCTATGGGCGAACTCGCTGATAATGTAACTGTTAATTATTCGGGTGAGATACAAGAACTTGAGCGGAATATTGAGCCTGTTCAACAGCCTCAGCCATTTTCTCAGGAATATGTGGTAACCACTCCGGCAGACCAGTCAATTTATGGCAGATCTGCTATCTATCCCTCTACTGGTTATAAGATGGTGGGCAGTCAACGTCAAAATGGTTATGATATACTATATATTCATTTATATCCCTGGCGTTATAATCCTCAGGCAGAAACAATTACCTGGCAGGAACAGGCAGAAATTGAGATCACAACTCATTTTGATGAAGCTGTCTATGAAGCTCAGTCAAGAATGCTGCTGACCAAAAATGAATCAATCTTCCAGGGACAGGAGATCTATAATACTGAAGCCAGAAGCAGTTATCAGAAAACCGAGAGTTATCTGAGCCGATCTCTGGCGGACCCATCTGAGCCTTACAGCATGGTCCTGATCACCAGTATGGAAACCAGTGAATGGTTTACAGATTATCTAAGCTGGAAATTAGATCATGGACTGGAAACAGGCGTTTTCTATACCGAAGATATTTATGACGAATATGAAGGTGCAAATAACCAGGCAAAGATAAAAAACTTTATTAATGATGCTTATATGACGTGGTCTATGACCGATAATCCTTTGGAATATGTGATATTAGGTGGTGATGATGAGATAATTCCCATACGCGGTATTTATATCAATGCCGGCGGAACAATAGATAACAACCTGCCCTGCGATCTTTATTATTCCTGCCTTGATAATGACTGGGATGGTAATGAGAATGGAGTTTATGGTGAAGTGGAAGACGATGTTGATCTGGTTCCTGAGCTTGCTATCAGCCGATTACCGGTAGATAATGCACAGGATATGATAAACTGGTTAAATAAAGTAACACATTACGTGGATGATAATACCTATTCCAATAATATCTGCACTATGGTAGGAGAATTTCTTTGGGGAAATCCTGACACCTGGGGTGGAGATTCCATGGATCTATTACTGGAAGATATGGATGAGCCATTTCACCTGCAGACCTTATATCAACGTGATGGCACCTATAGCGAGTATGGCGTAACAGTTGCTATTAATGAAGGATTAGGATTTTTGAATCATCTGGGACATGCTAATGAAGGATTTGTTTTCGGGCAGACTCGTCCCAGTGCAGCAGATTATTATAATACCGAGTTTGGTTTTGGCTATTCACAGGGCTGTTATCCGTCAGCATTTGATGAAGCTACGGGTCAAGCCAGTGAAAGTATAGCGGAAAATTTCATCATCAGACCCGGTGGATTCTTTGAATTTATAGGCAATTCACGTTATGGCTGGGGAATACCCGGTCAGCCGGCGAATGGACCTTCACAACGCTATCATCTTCCATTTATCCAGGCAATATTTACCTATGAAATCCGTGAGTTTGGCAAGGCGCTGGCATATAGTCGCGATGTGATGGCTGATGCGGCAATTGAATATTCGCATTTGCGCTGGGTACATTATGAATTGACCTTGATGGGAGATCCATCAATAACATTGAAAGTGCCAGACCCTGATTTCCCCTTTATTCAACCGGAAGAACCTGTATATACAGATACAGAGGGTGATGGCGATGGAGCAATCAATCCGGGTGAAACAATTGAGATAACCATACCTCTTACAGCAAATGCTGACTGGGCAGATGCTCAAGATGTGACTATATATATCCAGTTTGAAGATACAGCAGTAACCACTGAAACTGAATCTATATATTATGGAACGATAGCCTCGGGAGAGACTGTAACTTCTGAACCTATAATTGTGTATGTACCATCTGATTGCAGTTATGATGCCTATCCCTATACTATCACAATTATGGCACCCGTGGGAACGGATAGTGAATTTGAGAAATCATACAGTTTTGATTTTGAAGTATCTATCCAGCAGACGAACTGGCCCTGGTTTCTGGCAGAACGCCTGAGCGTGGCACCAATAATCACTGATCTTGATGATGATGGACAGTTTGATATATTAACCACCACCATGGATGGAGATATGTATGGCATTAACCTGCTTGCTGAAGAGATGGATGGTTTCCCCTGGGCGACAGGTGAAACTATTGAGAATCAAACCTCATTGGGTGATGTTGATAATGATGGTGAAAATGAAATTGTGATGGCAACACGTGTCGGTAATATTTATGCCCGTAATCTGGATGGCACACTTGCTTTTGCCTATCAGCATGATGCTGATCAATTACTCACACCAGTACTTACTGATATGGATGGTGATGGTCTTCTGGAAACCGTTAGTTATGGCATGGATGGAGAATTGATAGTTTTAGATGAGAATGGGGAACTGGAAAATGGCTTTCCACTGCCATTGGGCGTACTTTGTTTTCAGGAAATGGCAGCCGCAGATTTTGATGGAGATGGCGGAACTGAGATTGCCCTGGTTGGATTGGACGGACAACTGCATCTGATCAAATATAACGGGCAGGAGATTGTCGGCTTCCCGGTTGATCTGGGCAGCAATCCCTGCAGCGGAGCTACTATTCTAGATAATCATAATCTGGCATTGGGAACAATGGACGGCAGATTACTGGTGATCTCCCCTACGGGTGAGATAATTGAAGACAGGCAACTGGAAGCCAATATAGTATCAGCACCAATTGCAGCAGATTTTGATGGAGATGAGGACTTGGAACTGGCATTTACAACCGCTTTCGGAGTTGTGTATATCTGCGAGCAGGATGGAACTGATCTTCCTGGCTGGCCCCTGGATATTGAATGCTCAATTTCTCAACCACCTCTGGCAGTTGATATTGATAATGCAAATGGCATTGACCTGATCTGGTTTTCAGCCACAAATACAATTTATGTGTATAGTAATGACGGAACTGAGATAGATTTTTCACCGGTTCCCATAAATTATAATGATAATTTCCCGGCATCAATTGCTGATCTGGATAATGATCTGGATTATGAGATAGTATTCAGCACCAGTAATCGCGTGATAGTGATAGACAGCAAGCTCCGCAAAGGCTCTGATGCCCCCTGGTCAACCTATCGTGGAAATCTTTGCCGCACTGGATATTATGGTGATAATTCGCTTACTGATAATGATGTGGCAGAAGTTGTACCTGCCAGTGATGTACTGCTGCCTAATTATCCTAACCCCTTTAATCCTTTGACGGTGATAAGTTTTGAACTGGCAGAAGCTGCCGATGAAGCTGTGATAGAGATATTCAATATCAAAGGACAAAAGATACTTGATCAGAAATTTGCCAACCCAGTCAGCGGAAGACATCAAATGGTTTGGCAAGGGAATGATAAAGACGGAAAATCTACAGCTTCCGGAGTTTATTTTTACAGGTTAAAAGTTGATAATAAAACTTGCGGCATTCAACGCATGCTGCTCTTAAAATAA
- a CDS encoding DUF1565 domain-containing protein, producing the protein MREKMWGLLIIQLIAMFIYGETFYVPEDYTTIQGAIDAVENGDVIILSPGTYYENIDYNGKQILVSSLFYETSDPQYISETVIDGGGNDCVVRILGVGGYNSGLSGLTLSNGNYSHGGGIYLWGSPVNLSNLIITGNVAVDGGGIHCDWSMGVFIDNVMITNNESTDDGGGIYINYSTVTINNSMIYNNSGNNGGGIYIEDGILNMNNDSVCYNQAERGGGIHIHCSDSNMNEVKILGNHATIGGGGIYTWYSDPYLSNVIITQNSSDGRGGGLRCQCALTPVFSSTELCDIYLNNTSCSCCGNDIYSDSFTSVILDTFTVMNPTEYHIQPRDSTQIIIQSGKIEQYNQDLYVSTTGNNSNSGLNPADPLKTIQYALCSILPEDGDTLNIFLDEGLYSPTSNGEHFPIMLPSYVHLCGTGIEEVVLDAEESNRVIWEWYAGNIKLSNLTITGGNQYFGAGLYCENTSINLENVLFCENMASYWGGGINGEFSELFIKDVRIENNYAGDTGGGICLSHCVEVEMSNVSITNNESEYGGGISMFSSEPVLRGVKIANNLATAYGGGINSYNSEAIMQRVDICGNISEYTGGGMYLVDDNSIMVNVTIADNEAFANGGAMTLNQGSHINIVNGILWGNTPDEVCYWTQSDFNEINFAYCDVQGGMENIFTYDHGQVNWLGENIDADPMFLNPLTGDYNLDLGSPCIDTGIAYFEYNGQILADLSEEDYEGTAPDLGAYEYGMSAIETDFIMKPGSVMYAYPNPFNPQTVISFELVAPADEAVIEIFNIKGQKILDQKFANPISGKHQMVWQGIDKDGKATASGVYFYRLKVDNKTCGIQRMLLLK; encoded by the coding sequence ATGAGAGAAAAAATGTGGGGATTACTGATCATACAATTAATTGCAATGTTTATTTATGGAGAGACCTTTTATGTGCCGGAGGATTACACTACCATTCAGGGAGCTATAGACGCTGTGGAAAATGGAGATGTTATCATATTAAGCCCTGGTACATATTATGAAAATATAGATTACAATGGGAAACAAATATTAGTGAGTTCTTTGTTTTATGAAACCTCAGACCCACAATATATATCAGAGACAGTGATAGATGGAGGAGGGAATGATTGTGTGGTTAGAATTCTCGGTGTTGGTGGGTATAACAGTGGATTATCAGGTCTCACGCTATCTAACGGTAATTATTCCCACGGTGGGGGAATCTATCTTTGGGGATCACCAGTAAATCTTTCTAATTTGATAATAACCGGCAATGTGGCGGTGGATGGAGGAGGAATACATTGTGACTGGTCGATGGGAGTATTTATTGATAATGTAATGATCACAAATAATGAAAGCACAGATGACGGAGGAGGAATTTATATAAATTACTCAACCGTAACAATAAACAACAGCATGATTTATAATAACAGTGGCAATAATGGTGGAGGTATATATATAGAAGACGGAATTTTAAACATGAATAATGATTCTGTTTGTTATAACCAGGCAGAGAGGGGAGGAGGAATTCATATACACTGTTCGGATTCAAATATGAATGAGGTAAAGATACTGGGTAATCATGCCACAATAGGGGGTGGCGGGATTTATACCTGGTATTCTGATCCTTATTTAAGCAATGTGATAATTACGCAAAACTCTTCAGATGGAAGAGGAGGAGGCCTGCGTTGTCAGTGTGCATTAACGCCGGTTTTCAGTTCTACGGAATTGTGTGATATTTACCTGAATAATACCAGTTGCAGTTGCTGTGGTAATGATATTTACTCGGATTCTTTTACTTCTGTAATATTAGATACATTTACCGTTATGAATCCTACTGAGTATCATATTCAACCCAGAGATAGTACGCAAATAATAATTCAAAGCGGGAAAATAGAGCAGTACAATCAAGATCTATATGTTTCCACAACAGGGAATAATAGTAATAGTGGACTAAATCCAGCAGATCCCCTGAAGACTATCCAGTATGCATTATGCTCTATCTTACCAGAAGATGGAGATACTTTAAATATCTTTCTGGATGAAGGGTTGTATAGTCCTACAAGTAATGGGGAGCATTTTCCTATAATGCTTCCCAGTTATGTGCATCTGTGTGGGACAGGAATAGAGGAAGTTGTGTTGGATGCAGAGGAAAGCAATCGGGTGATCTGGGAATGGTACGCAGGCAATATCAAGCTTTCAAATTTAACAATTACAGGTGGTAACCAATATTTTGGAGCAGGACTCTATTGCGAAAATACCAGTATAAACCTGGAGAATGTATTGTTTTGTGAAAATATGGCATCTTATTGGGGTGGTGGAATAAATGGAGAATTTTCTGAATTATTTATAAAAGATGTGAGAATTGAGAATAACTATGCAGGAGATACGGGTGGGGGGATATGTTTGAGCCATTGCGTTGAAGTAGAAATGAGCAATGTTTCGATAACAAATAATGAATCTGAATATGGTGGAGGAATTTCAATGTTCTCCTCAGAGCCTGTTTTGAGAGGAGTGAAAATAGCAAATAATCTTGCTACAGCTTATGGTGGGGGAATAAATAGCTACAATTCAGAAGCGATAATGCAGAGGGTAGATATCTGTGGTAATATATCCGAATATACAGGTGGTGGCATGTATTTAGTCGATGATAACTCGATTATGGTAAATGTGACGATCGCAGATAATGAAGCATTTGCGAATGGCGGGGCAATGACCTTAAATCAGGGCTCTCACATAAATATTGTGAATGGAATTCTATGGGGTAATACACCAGATGAAGTATGTTATTGGACACAAAGTGATTTCAATGAAATAAATTTTGCCTATTGTGACGTGCAAGGCGGTATGGAAAATATATTCACTTATGATCATGGACAGGTAAACTGGTTAGGAGAAAACATTGATGCAGATCCTATGTTTTTAAACCCTTTGACAGGAGATTATAATTTGGATTTAGGGTCTCCATGTATCGATACCGGGATTGCATATTTTGAGTATAATGGTCAAATTCTGGCAGATTTGTCAGAAGAAGATTATGAAGGGACAGCACCTGATCTGGGAGCTTATGAATATGGGATGTCTGCAATAGAAACTGATTTTATCATGAAACCTGGATCAGTTATGTACGCTTATCCTAACCCTTTTAATCCACAGACAGTGATAAGTTTTGAGTTGGTAGCACCAGCCGATGAAGCTGTGATAGAGATATTCAATATCAAAGGACAGAAGATACTTGATCAGAAATTTGCAAATCCAATCAGCGGAAAGCATCAGATGGTTTGGCAGGGAATTGATAAAGACGGTAAAGCTACTGCATCAGGAGTTTATTTTTACAGATTAAAGGTTGATAATAAAACTTGCGGCATTCAGCGAATGCTGCTTTTAAAATAA